A single candidate division WOR-3 bacterium DNA region contains:
- the rpsD gene encoding 30S ribosomal protein S4 — MARAKELKCKICRRFGEKLFLKGQKCYSDKCILQRRGEKPQTQQARMSVYGIQLREKQKAKFIYGILENQFERYYEMAQKKPNPGNALLTLLEMRLDNVVYRLGFATSRAQARQLVSHGHIRVNNRKVNIPSYQVKVGDEITIGTERLIPKIKEEILEKEGTGVSWLILDKENLKGKVISMPTEEDLNAIPVSVKDIIEFYSR; from the coding sequence ATGGCAAGAGCAAAGGAATTAAAATGTAAGATTTGTCGCCGTTTTGGAGAGAAACTTTTTTTGAAGGGTCAAAAATGTTATAGTGATAAGTGCATCTTACAAAGAAGGGGTGAAAAACCACAGACTCAGCAGGCAAGAATGTCGGTTTATGGTATTCAATTAAGAGAAAAACAAAAAGCGAAATTTATATACGGTATTTTAGAAAATCAATTTGAAAGATATTATGAAATGGCACAAAAAAAACCAAACCCAGGAAATGCTTTGCTTACTCTCTTAGAGATGCGTTTAGATAATGTGGTCTATCGTTTGGGGTTTGCCACTTCACGGGCGCAGGCGCGACAATTAGTTTCCCACGGACATATTAGAGTAAATAATCGAAAAGTAAATATCCCTTCTTATCAAGTAAAAGTAGGCGATGAAATTACTATTGGCACAGAGAGATTAATTCCAAAAATTAAAGAAGAAATTTTAGAAAAAGAAGGCACAGGAGTGAGTTGGCTTATTTTGGATAAAGAAAATTTAAAAGGAAAAGTAATTAGTATGCCAACTGAAGAAGATTTAAACGCAATACCAGTTTCAGTAAAAGATATTATTGAATTTTATTCACGTTAA
- the rpsK gene encoding 30S ribosomal protein S11, which translates to MAKGKSKGKKKVEPIAIAHIQCTFNNTIVTITDKQGNVICWASAGRAGFKGTKKGTPYAAQQAGEMAGKEAYAMGVRKVEIKIKGPGPGREAAIRALQNAGLGILSIQDVTPIPHNGCRPPKKRRV; encoded by the coding sequence ATGGCGAAAGGAAAATCTAAAGGAAAAAAGAAGGTTGAACCAATTGCGATTGCCCACATTCAATGTACTTTTAATAATACTATTGTTACCATAACTGATAAACAAGGAAATGTTATTTGTTGGGCATCTGCTGGTCGCGCAGGGTTTAAGGGAACTAAAAAAGGAACCCCTTATGCTGCTCAACAGGCTGGCGAGATGGCCGGAAAAGAAGCCTACGCCATGGGAGTAAGAAAAGTAGAAATTAAGATAAAAGGCCCTGGTCCGGGAAGAGAAGCAGCAATTCGTGCTTTACAAAATGCCGGATTAGGAATACTAAGTATTCAAGATGTGACACCCATTCCCCATAATGGGTGTCGACCACCAAAGAAAAGAAGGGTTTAA
- the rpsM gene encoding 30S ribosomal protein S13, protein MARLVGVDLPDNKKILYALPLIYGIGLPTAKKILEKLGISGDKKVKELTEEEFTALRKEIETNYKVEGALRAEVAANIKRLIEIGCYRGIRHQRGLPVRGQRTRTNARTRKGPRRTSGVLKAKKGK, encoded by the coding sequence ATGGCGAGATTAGTAGGCGTTGATTTACCTGATAATAAAAAAATTTTATATGCTTTACCTTTAATTTACGGAATTGGTTTACCAACGGCTAAAAAGATTTTAGAAAAACTAGGCATTTCTGGTGATAAAAAAGTAAAGGAATTAACAGAAGAAGAGTTTACTGCTTTAAGAAAAGAAATTGAAACCAATTATAAAGTAGAAGGTGCTTTAAGGGCAGAAGTGGCAGCAAATATCAAAAGGTTAATTGAAATTGGTTGTTATCGCGGCATAAGGCATCAACGAGGTTTACCGGTAAGAGGACAAAGAACAAGAACCAATGCTCGAACAAGGAAGGGTCCAAGAAGGACATCAGGAGTTTTAAAAGCAAAAAAAGGTAAATAA
- a CDS encoding Clp1/GlmU family protein, with protein sequence MEIPKTWQKVCEEIVSSPGKVLVLGRGSVGKTFFTTYLANQGFKAKLKTGVLDMDIGQSNIGPPTTMGIGILEREVEGLYEVTPEKIYFIGATSPAHPFAQKNIFFGLKKLLSEDLNLDLFIIESISYLRDKNFMSLLLSLEMELISPKYVVVIIRPDDIPNNQKGEDYFSEKETEEGGKIFTISALKGIKSKSPNKRKKFRIESWLRYLKGGKRYLIDKSWDIWEGEITQLNIPCGLLDKNDEYFACGILYGGNEDYYYFFAPPLAKEVKKIAVGKKELEKEVIEFCKMADVPNEKLKVLL encoded by the coding sequence ATGGAAATTCCGAAAACTTGGCAGAAGGTGTGTGAAGAGATAGTATCCTCTCCGGGAAAAGTTTTGGTATTAGGTCGGGGGAGTGTTGGCAAAACCTTTTTTACTACTTATTTAGCAAATCAAGGTTTCAAGGCGAAATTAAAGACTGGTGTTTTGGATATGGATATTGGTCAATCTAATATTGGTCCTCCAACAACGATGGGAATCGGGATATTGGAAAGAGAAGTAGAGGGGCTATATGAAGTAACTCCTGAGAAAATCTATTTTATTGGTGCTACTTCTCCGGCTCATCCTTTTGCTCAAAAAAATATCTTCTTTGGTTTAAAAAAATTACTAAGTGAAGATTTAAATTTAGATTTATTTATTATTGAATCTATTTCTTATTTACGCGACAAAAATTTTATGAGTTTACTTCTCTCTTTAGAAATGGAGTTAATTTCGCCCAAGTACGTAGTAGTGATTATCAGACCTGATGATATTCCTAATAACCAAAAAGGTGAAGATTATTTTTCTGAAAAAGAAACAGAAGAAGGTGGAAAGATTTTTACTATTTCGGCCTTAAAGGGGATTAAATCAAAATCACCTAATAAAAGAAAAAAATTTCGTATTGAATCTTGGTTGCGATATTTAAAAGGAGGAAAACGTTATCTGATTGATAAAAGTTGGGATATTTGGGAGGGAGAAATTACTCAATTAAATATTCCTTGCGGTTTGTTGGATAAAAATGATGAATATTTTGCTTGCGGGATTCTCTACGGCGGTAATGAGGATTACTACTATTTTTTTGCACCACCTTTAGCGAAAGAGGTTAAAAAAATTGCTGTGGGCAAAAAAGAATTGGAGAAAGAAGTTATTGAATTTTGTAAAATGGCGGATGTCCCTAATGAAAAATTAAAGGTTCTTCTTTAA